One window of Methylomicrobium agile genomic DNA carries:
- the traJ gene encoding conjugal transfer transcriptional regulator TraJ encodes MTYGREKPTTRKDSPPIKVYCLPEERQPIESNAARVGLPLSSYLLTLGFGYEPKGVVDGEKIDDLMRINGDLGRLGGLLKLWLTNDVKTAQFGESTIRALLWKIEGTQAVMRDAIKSVVRPRAES; translated from the coding sequence TTGACCTATGGAAGAGAAAAACCAACCACAAGAAAAGACAGTCCACCGATCAAGGTCTATTGCCTGCCCGAAGAGCGGCAACCGATCGAGTCCAACGCTGCTCGCGTTGGACTGCCACTGTCGTCGTACCTGTTGACCCTTGGGTTCGGTTACGAACCCAAGGGCGTCGTCGATGGCGAGAAAATTGACGACCTGATGCGAATCAACGGCGATTTAGGCCGGCTGGGCGGCTTGCTCAAATTGTGGCTTACCAACGATGTCAAAACCGCGCAGTTTGGGGAGTCGACTATTCGAGCGCTGCTCTGGAAAATTGAAGGGACCCAGGCAGTGATGCGGGATGCCATCAAGAGCGTGGTGCGGCCGAGGGCTGAGTCGTGA
- a CDS encoding DNA/RNA non-specific endonuclease → MPDEVRQMLVIGGVIWGNNTADDFFLQSHGVATPNAFWKVIVRGSGQDERAIAWIVPNSAQATKKNLDRYLVTVDEIERLTGEKIPVADYAKHDKPSASWMIPAGCDKG, encoded by the coding sequence TTGCCTGATGAGGTCCGCCAAATGCTGGTGATCGGCGGCGTGATCTGGGGCAACAATACAGCGGACGATTTCTTTTTGCAAAGCCACGGCGTGGCGACTCCGAACGCCTTCTGGAAGGTGATCGTGCGCGGATCCGGCCAGGACGAGCGCGCGATCGCCTGGATCGTGCCGAATTCGGCGCAGGCGACGAAAAAGAACCTGGACCGCTATCTGGTCACCGTCGACGAGATCGAGCGGCTGACCGGCGAGAAGATACCGGTCGCGGATTACGCCAAGCATGACAAGCCCTCGGCTTCCTGGATGATTCCAGCCGGATGCGATAAAGGCTAA
- a CDS encoding DNA-binding protein, whose translation MAAPKLTEDEVHAACVDIVAQGERPTALTLLEKLGRGSLTTITKYLNTWQATDEAQALKSEALPAVVKVPAELSREGEDLLKKMWNTAKGIADEELEIQREALKQAEQANQAKVEEAFKFSEVQNMKIERLEDDFNTIRKQFDAEYKAHKETRGHLAEAEKINVGILKDNDRLQHEIAELKKQQAALEEANKTAVQEKQALQKQHEEALKKKDAEIKTLDMQVHKLQMSLDSAVSSNEQLKTDIKAKASELSKRTVEVETLSVRYESSTAELKTAKAELKAANKAVSDAEKMVAKLEGQLEVYVSLEEKGKPE comes from the coding sequence ATGGCCGCACCTAAACTGACCGAAGATGAAGTCCACGCCGCATGCGTCGATATCGTGGCGCAAGGCGAGCGCCCCACCGCCTTGACTTTATTGGAAAAGCTAGGCCGCGGCAGCCTCACCACCATCACTAAATACCTGAATACCTGGCAGGCCACGGATGAGGCCCAGGCGTTGAAAAGCGAAGCGCTACCGGCAGTCGTCAAGGTTCCGGCGGAATTGTCGAGAGAAGGCGAGGATTTGCTGAAAAAGATGTGGAACACGGCCAAGGGGATTGCCGACGAGGAACTGGAAATCCAGCGGGAAGCGTTGAAGCAGGCCGAGCAGGCCAACCAGGCTAAAGTCGAGGAGGCCTTCAAGTTTTCCGAAGTCCAGAACATGAAGATCGAGCGCCTGGAAGATGACTTTAATACCATCAGGAAGCAATTTGATGCCGAATATAAAGCCCATAAGGAAACTCGTGGTCATCTGGCAGAGGCCGAAAAAATCAATGTTGGGATTCTGAAGGACAACGACCGACTGCAGCACGAGATCGCCGAGCTGAAAAAGCAGCAGGCCGCGCTGGAGGAGGCGAACAAGACCGCTGTGCAGGAGAAACAGGCACTGCAAAAACAGCACGAGGAAGCGCTTAAAAAGAAAGACGCGGAAATAAAGACGCTCGACATGCAGGTGCATAAGCTCCAGATGTCGCTGGACTCGGCCGTCAGCTCCAACGAGCAATTGAAAACCGATATCAAGGCCAAGGCCTCCGAGTTATCTAAACGGACCGTCGAAGTCGAGACGCTGAGCGTCCGTTATGAGTCTTCTACCGCTGAATTAAAGACGGCCAAAGCCGAGCTGAAAGCCGCGAACAAAGCGGTTTCCGATGCCGAAAAAATGGTCGCCAAGCTGGAAGGGCAGCTGGAGGTCTACGTGAGCCTTGAAGAGAAAGGGAAGCCGGAATAA
- a CDS encoding RepB family plasmid replication initiator protein — protein MAKKELQVALTPQKEQVRKHVAAIHTSGELSLLERKMANVLLLNAYDSLVTRRTHMLPVKHLCAMLGWDESNNIERLQDVLRKLASTTIEFNMMEDGKDVWRVMSMLSYGEIREGTCTYRYDEYLAERLYDPEIYATINIGVQRRFEGGYALTLYENCLRYKAIGSTGWWELSRFRRIMGAEAGLYDDFRRLNERVIRPSIKEINRVSDIQLEPEFQRQGRKVSAVRFLVTENPQQTLLKPMIKDDHAAVRESQIFKRLVDHGIGERLAILWILQDEERARQVVEYVEAKAKKKQVKGTTAGYIRTLYESDAVVGKTPFEAKKEQEIQAKIEAEQREAQEKRRAEIEAEYVRERINKAVTGLSLDDKRAWIQRYIDELGAEKAKSYQAETVEFRDRLERLHFSAWLRKQLASKIKPAEFKAWLKEKGYAAMKD, from the coding sequence ATGGCAAAGAAAGAGCTTCAGGTAGCTTTAACCCCGCAAAAAGAGCAAGTTCGCAAGCATGTTGCCGCTATTCATACGAGCGGCGAACTGTCGCTATTGGAGCGCAAGATGGCGAATGTGCTGCTTTTGAATGCCTATGATTCCTTGGTGACAAGACGGACACATATGCTACCGGTAAAGCATTTATGCGCGATGCTCGGCTGGGATGAGAGCAACAACATCGAGCGACTGCAGGACGTACTGCGCAAGCTGGCATCGACCACCATCGAATTCAACATGATGGAGGACGGAAAGGATGTCTGGCGGGTCATGTCGATGCTGTCCTATGGCGAGATCAGGGAAGGCACCTGCACCTACCGTTACGACGAATACCTGGCCGAGCGCCTTTACGATCCGGAGATATACGCGACGATCAATATCGGCGTGCAGCGACGCTTCGAGGGAGGGTATGCTTTGACGCTGTATGAGAACTGTCTCAGGTATAAGGCGATCGGCTCCACCGGGTGGTGGGAATTAAGCAGGTTTCGCCGGATCATGGGCGCCGAGGCGGGGCTTTATGACGACTTTCGGCGGCTGAACGAGCGCGTTATCCGTCCGTCCATCAAAGAAATAAACCGTGTATCGGATATTCAATTAGAACCCGAGTTTCAAAGGCAAGGCCGCAAAGTCTCAGCTGTCCGCTTTTTGGTGACCGAGAACCCCCAGCAAACCCTGTTGAAGCCGATGATCAAGGACGACCATGCGGCGGTTCGTGAATCCCAAATATTCAAACGCCTGGTGGACCATGGCATAGGGGAACGCCTTGCCATTCTGTGGATACTGCAGGACGAGGAGCGGGCCAGGCAGGTGGTCGAGTACGTGGAAGCAAAGGCGAAGAAAAAGCAGGTCAAGGGCACGACCGCCGGCTATATCCGGACGCTCTACGAGAGCGACGCCGTGGTCGGCAAGACCCCTTTCGAAGCCAAGAAGGAGCAAGAGATTCAGGCCAAAATCGAGGCAGAGCAGCGCGAGGCCCAGGAAAAACGGCGCGCCGAGATCGAAGCCGAGTATGTGCGCGAGCGCATCAATAAAGCCGTGACCGGCTTATCGCTGGATGACAAGCGCGCCTGGATCCAGCGCTATATCGACGAGCTGGGAGCCGAAAAGGCGAAATCCTACCAGGCCGAAACCGTGGAGTTTCGCGATAGACTGGAACGCCTGCATTTTTCAGCCTGGCTGCGGAAGCAGCTTGCATCGAAGATCAAGCCGGCGGAGTTTAAGGCGTGGCTGAAGGAAAAAGGGTATGCTGCGATGAAGGATTAG